The following are encoded in a window of Penicillium oxalicum strain HP7-1 chromosome II, whole genome shotgun sequence genomic DNA:
- a CDS encoding Hydroxynaphthalene reductase arp2 gives MVMANPNAASPELAGKVALVTGGSRGIGSGIALELARKGASVAINFARDPTSAEKMVNEIKSLGVQAAAFQADLTKVEAIENLFRQVVSHFGQIDIVVSNSGTEKFVSLSDTTIEDFNEVFDLNTRAQFFVAKNAYDHIQPGGRVILMSSIAAGVGVPGHSLYAGSKSAVEGFTRCFAADFGKKRCTVNAIAPAGVKSDMWVKNSWRYAAGCDQNSSLEEIEQALANGSPLKRCAVPADIGRVVAFIASPAGEWINGQIIPLNGGANI, from the exons AtggtcatggccaaccccAACGCCGCTTCCCCCGAGCTCGCCGGAAAAGTTGCCCTCGTCACTGGAGGAAGCCGTGGAATCGGATCGGGCATCGCTCTGGAACTAGCCAGGAAGGGAGCCTCCGTGGCTATCAACTTTGCACGAGACCCGACCTCGGCCGAGAAAATGGTCAATGAGATCAAGAGTCTCGGCGTTCAAGCAGCCGCTTTCCAGGCAGATTTGACCAAGGTCGAGGCCATTGAGAACCTCTTCCGCCAGGTGGTCTCCCACTTTGGCCAGATCGATATTGTCGTTTCCAACTCGGGCACGGAGAAGTTTGTCTCCCTGTCCGACACCACCATCGAAGACTTCAACGAGGTCTTTGACCTGAACACGCGCGCCCAGTTCTTCGTCGCCAAGAACGCCTACGACCACATCCAGCCTGGCGGACGGGTGATTCTCATGTCCTCTATCGCCGCGGGTGTCGGTGTCCCCGGCCACTCTCTGTACGCGGGCAGCAAGAGTGCCGTCGAGGGTTTCACGCGCTGCTTCGCGGCCGACTTTGGCAAGAAGCGCTGCACCGTCAACGCCATCGCCCCCGCCGGAGTCAAGAGTGACATGTGGGTGAAGAACTCATGGCGGTACGCGGCCGGTTGCGACCAGAATTCCTCCCTTGAGGAGATCGAACAGGCATTGGCGAATGGAAGCCCCTTGAAGCGATGTGCCGTTCCGGCGGATATTGGGCGCGTGGTGGCCTTCATTGCCAGCCCCGCGGGCGAGTGGATCAATG GTCAAATCATCCCATTGAACGGAGGGGCTAACATCTGA
- a CDS encoding Scytalone dehydratase arp1: MSPAVKINQEPNLDISFQGTGFTIQRGHLEVQIEVNERLMTDYLILSKLVFDWADCYDHKDWDRLRTIIAPTLTVDYTKIGLKRWDNMAAEDYMAMIAHPGFLGDPTVKTQHLLGQTWWEKISDTEVIGHHQLRAAHQVYTNDGLKEVKLRGHGHAYNEHYYRKVDGVWKFAGLKPEVVFNEKRFEDVFKGLD; this comes from the exons ATGTCTCCTGCTGTGAAGATCAATCAGGAGCCAAACTTGGACATTAGCTTTCAAGGTACGGGTTTCACTATCCAACGCGGTCACCTAGAGGTTCAAATTGAAGTTAACGAACGATTAATGACAGACTACCTTATTCTGTCAAAACTGGTGTTTGACTGGGCTGATTGTTATGACCACAAG GACTGGGATCGTCTTCGCACCATCATTGCGCCAACTCTGACG GTCGATTACACAAAGATTGGTCTGAAAAGATGGGACAACATGGCCGCCGAGGACTACATGGCCATGATTGCACACCCCGGATTCCTAGGTGATCCGACCGTCAAGACGCAGCATCTGCTCGGTCAGACCTGGTGGGAGAAGATTTCGGACACCGAGGTGATCGGACACCACCAGCTCCGCGCAGCCCACCAAGTCTATACGAATGATGGACTCAAGGAAGTCAAGCTCCGTGGCCACGGACATGCTTACAATGAACACTACTATCGCAAGGTGGATGGGGTGTGGAAATTCGCCGGGTTGAAGCCCGAGGTGGTGTTTAATGAAAAGCGGTTCGAGGACGTATTCAAGGGGCTGGATTGA
- a CDS encoding L-rhamnose-1-dehydrogenase — MSLPQLLVGKVAAITGGLTGIGRAIALEYLRHGAKVAISRLGGPKEEELLRALNKEVNQIEEGAEKTRFITVTGDISQPETGKEFVAKTVEAFGRLDIFVSNAGICQFADFLELETSLFNQTVATNLSGAFFATQAAARQMALAQSPSGGSIIGISSISALVGGGEQTHYTPTKAGVLSLMQSCAVALGKYGIRCNALLPGTIRTQLNDADLADPEKKKYMEGRIPLGRLGQPPDLAGPAVFLACDELSGYVVRLKSVFVMI; from the exons ATGTCCCTTCCGCAATTGCTAGTTGGCAAAGTCGCAGCCATTACCGGCGGTCTTACCGGCATTGGACGG GCGATTGCCCTGGAGTACCTTCGTCATGGAGCCAAAGTCGCAATCAGTCGTTTGGGCGGACCCAAAGAAGAGGAACTCTTGCGGGCTCTCAACAAGGAGGTGAATCAGATTGAGGAGGGTGCCGAAAAAACGAGATTTATCACCGTAACCGGGGACATCTCGCAACCTGAGACGGGCAAAGAGTTTGTCGCAAAGACTGTCGAGGCATTCGGGCGTCTGGATATCTTTGTCAGCAATGCTGGCATTTGCCAATTTGCAGATTTCCTTGA GCTTGAAACATCCCTCTTTAACCAGACCGTGGCCACCAATCTCTCCGGGGCATTTTTCGCAACACAAGCAGCAGCTCGACAGATGGCTCTTGCACAATCGCCTTCCGGAGGTTCCATCATTGGCATCagctccatctccgccctcgTCGGTGGCGGCGAACAAACCCACTACACTCCCACCAAGGCCGGTGTGTTGAGTCTGATGCAGTCGTGTGCGGTGGCCTTGGGCAAATATGGAATTCGATGCAATGCCCTCCTCCCCGGTACGATTCGAACGCAACTCAACGATGCAGACCTGGCGGATCcggaaaagaagaagtaCATGGAAGGTCGAATTCCATTGGGGCGGCTGGGTCAGCCGCCTGATCTGGCTGGGCCGGCTGTCTTTTTGGCCTGTGATGAACTAAGTGGATATGTGGTACGTTTGAAGAGCGTGTTCGTCATGATTTGA
- a CDS encoding L-rhamnonate dehydratase: MGSIKGSSVREFPRIKEIRTFIIDGVGSGGDYHNVKGGHWLIDSNISTPMTKWAEYRGSRTSWGINVLGSFCVEIEATDGTKGFATGFGGPPACWLVHQHFERFLIGADPRDTNNLFEKMYRASMFYGRKGLPVAVISVIDLALWDLQGKIRNEPVYKMIGGATRERLHFYCTGPQPGAAKAAGFIGAKVALPHGPDEGTEGLLKNVEYLRMQRESVGPDFPLRVDCYMSLTVPYTIQLVKRCEALGLDIDWWEECLSPDDFDGHALLKRAHPTVKFTTGEHEYSRYGFRKLVEGRNLDIIQPDVMWVGGMTELLKVSALAAAYDIPVVPHASGPYSYHYVVSQSNCPFQEYLANSADGKTVEPVFGNLFVNEPIPVNGYLDVSVLDKPGFGLELNPAAPLIPASAILTPAPQKSLRAPEDQISSGTSEGH; encoded by the exons ATGGGTTCTATAAAGGGTTCTTCTGTACGCGAGTTTCCCCGCATCAAGGAAATTCGCACATTCATCATCGACGGAGTTGGCTCCGGGGGTGACTATCACAAT GTCAAAGGCGGCCACTGGCTTATCGACAGCAACATCTCGACCCCAATGACCAAATGGGCCGAATACCGTGGATCACGCACTTCCTGGGGTATCAACGTTCTAGGGTCATTCTGCGTGGAGATTGAGGCAACGGATGGCACAAAGGGGTTTGCGACTGGATTCGGTGGCCCTCCTGCATGTTGGCTGGTCCATCAGCACTTTGAACGCTTCCTGATCGGCGCCG ACCCTCGAGACACCAATAATCTTTTCGAAAAGATGTACCGGGCTTCGATGTTCTATGGTCGGAAAGGCCTCCCAGTGGCGGTGATTTCGGTAATCGATCTGGCGCTCTGGGATCTTCAGGGTAAAATTCGCAATGAGCCTGTCTACAAAATGATTGGCGGTGCCACACGGGAGCGTCTACACTTTTACTGCACTGGGCCTCAGCCTGGAGCAGCTAAAGCTGCAGGGTTCATTGGAGCCAAGGTGGCGCTGCCTCATGGTCCCGACGAGGGAACGGAAGGTCTGCTGAAGAATGTGGAATACTTGCGCATGCAGCGAGAGAGCGTGGGACCTGATTTCCCTCTTCGAGTCGACTGCTACATGTCCCTGACTGTGCCCTATACTATTCAACTTGTCAAGCGCTGCGAAGCGCTGGGCTTGGACATTGACTGGTGGGAGGAGTGTCTGTCTCCCGATGACTTTGACGGCCACGCTCTCCTCAAGCGGGCACACCCTACGGTGAAATTCACCACTGGCGAGCACGAGTACTCTCGCTACGGCTTCCGCAAGCTTGTCGAAGGACGGAACCTGGACATCATCCAGCCTGATGTCATGTGGGTCGGCGGCATGACGGAACTGCTGAAGGTCTCAGCGCTCGCCGCTGCTTACGATATCCCCGTCGTCCCTCACGCTTCCGGGCCATACTCATATCACTATGTGGTGTCTCAGTCCAACTGCCCCTTCCAAGAATACTTGGCCAACTCGGCCGATGGAAAGACCGTGGAGCCCGTCTTTGGTAACTTGTTTGTCAACGAACCCATTCCCGTGAATGGATACCTTGATGTCTCCGTACTGGACAAGCCCGGATTCGGCCTGGAGCTCAATCCCGCTGCGCCTCTGATTCCAGCATCGGCAATTCTTACCCCTGCGCCTCAGAAGAGCTTACGCGCCCCGGAGGACCAGATTTCAAGTGGTACATCTGAAGGGCATTAA
- a CDS encoding AB hydrolase superfamily protein, with protein MALPDVEQPPYPLHESVKHLLDPEYVDFYNTHLIDKQQVHLQPVAASRTSGVLIPGAGPMLQVGKTHDLMIPRQATQGPSVPIRVFTPEGPTPAHGWPVMLYFHGGGWVLGNINTENVVCSNLCVRGNCVVVTVDYRLAPENPFPAAVHDCWEALLWLVHQGPSAISIDPSRMATGGSSAGGNLAAVMTHKALSLSPPVRFQVQLLSVPVTDNTATVANNEAYRRYERTPALPAAKMIWYRDHYLPRESDRTDPEASPLFYKGDWSQLPPALVMVGELDVLRTEGEQYAEKLQRSGVEVNLQVMKGMPHPFLAMDGVLSEGKRCITLMCDALQEAFWQ; from the exons ATGGCTCTCCCGGACGTTGAACAACCTCCGTATCCCCTGCATGAGTCCGTGAAGCATCTACTGGATCCAGAATATGTCGACTTTTACAATACACATCTCATCGACAAGCAACAGGTCCACTTGCAGCCTGTCGCTGCATCGCGTACCAGCGGTGTGCTGATACCCGGTGCAGGTCCAATGCTGCAAGTGGGCAAGACGCACGATCTGATGATCCCACGCCAGGCGACCCAAGGCCCTTCCGTGCCCATTCGAGTGTTCACCCCCGAGGGCCCGACACCGGCTCATGGGTGGCCGGTGATGCTTTACTTTCACGGTGGCGGGTGGGTACTGGGCAACATCAACACCGAAAACGTGGTCTGCTCGAATTTGTGCGTGCGAGGCAATTGCGTGGTGGTCACGGTGGATTACCG TCTGGCCCCCGAGAATCCGTTCCCCGCCGCTGTCCATGATTGCTGGGAGGCACTTCTGTGGCTGGTCCACCAAGGACCCTCGGCCATCTCGATTGACCCCTCGCGCATGGCCACGGGCGGTTCTTCCGCGGGTGGGAATCTGGCGGCGGTCATGACCCACAAAGCTCTCAGTCTCTCACCTCCAGTTCGTTTCCAAGTTCAACTTCTCTCGGTCCCGGTGACCGATAATACGGCGACGGTGGCCAATAACGAGGCCTATCGTCGATACGAACGTACCCCTGCGCTCCCCGCGGCCAAGATGATCTGGTATCGCGATCATTATCTTCCCCGAGAGAGTGACCGCACCGACCCCGAGGCGAGCCCATTGTTCTACAAGGGTGACTGGTCCCAGCTTCCACCGGCCCTCGTGATGGTCGGTGAATTGGATGTGCTACGTACAGAGGGTGAGCAGTACGCGGAAAAGCTGCAGAGATCCGGGGTCGAGGTGAATCTTCAAGTGATGAAGGGCATGCCGCATCCATTCTTGGCAATGGACGGGGTGCTTTCCGAAGGGAAGCGATGCATTACTTTGATGTGCGATGCGCTGCAAGAGGCCTTTTGGCAGTAG